One Brassica napus cultivar Da-Ae chromosome A1, Da-Ae, whole genome shotgun sequence genomic region harbors:
- the LOC106365633 gene encoding serine/threonine-protein kinase Aurora-1-like — protein sequence MAIATETQHQEEKEASSDAAQKRWNLSDFDIGKALGRGKFGHVYLAREKRSNHIVALKVLFKSQLQESQVEHQLRREVEIQSHLRHPNILRLYGYFYDQKRVYLILEYAARGELYKELQKCKYFSERRAATYVASLARALIYCHGKHVIHRDIKPENLLIGAQGELKIADFGWSVHTFNRRRTMCGTLDYLPPEMVESVEHDASVDIWSLGILCYEFLYGVPPFEAVEHSDTYRRIVQVDLKFPPQPIVSPSAKDLISQMLVKESAQRLPLHKLLEHPWIVQNADPSGIYRA from the exons atgGCGATCGCTACGGAGACACAACACCAGGAGGAGAAG GAGGCTTCTTCAGATGCTGCGCAAAAGAGATGGAATCTGAGTGATTTTGACATTGGGAAGGCTCTTGGTAGAGGCAAGTTTGGTCACGTTTATCTCGCTCGAGAAAAGCGG AGCAATCACATTGTGGCTCTAAAGGTTCTTTTCAAGTCCCAGCTTCAAGAATCTCAAGTTGAACACCAGCTCAGACGAGAAGTTGAGATTCAGTCTCATCTTCGGCACCCCAATATCCTCCGGCTTTATGGTTATTTCTATGATCAG AAAAGAGTTTATTTGATACTTGAGTATGCTGCTAGAGGCGAGCTTTACAAGGAGCTTCAGAAATGCAAGTACTTCAGCGAGAGACGAGCTGCAACT TATGTTGCATCTTTGGCGAGGGCTCTCATCTATTGCCATGGCAAGCACGTGATACACAGAGATATCAAACCAGAGAATCTCTTAATCGGTGCTCAG GGTGAGCTCAAGATTGCAGACTTTGGTTGGTCAGTACACACGTTTAACCGGAGAAGGACCATGTGTGGCACGCTTGATTACCTTCCTCCTGAGATGG ttGAAAGCGTAGAGCATGATGCAAGCGTAGATATCTGGAGCCTAGGGATTCTCTGTTACGAGTTTCTTTATGGCGTTCCTCCTTTTGAAGCTGTGGAGCACTCAGACACATACAGAAG GATTGTGCAGGTGGACCTCAAATTCCCTCCTCAGCCAATTGTATCTCCATCTGCAAAGGATCTTATTAGCCAG ATGCTTGTCAAGGAGTCTGCACAACGTCTGCCACTGCACAAACTTCTCGAGCATCCATGGATTGTGCAGAATGCTGATCCTTCTGGAATCTACAGAGCTTGA
- the LOC106365719 gene encoding calcineurin-binding protein 1, whose protein sequence is MFSIAAINDTESKEKWEPLAPSKEAQEFHLSQRYHEGLLKLQAKDYEKARELLESILKDPIIANSKVETITNDNHLHHLRFLALKNLATVFLELGSSHYEDALNCYLQAIDIDAKDSVLWNHLGTLSCSMGLLSISRWAFEQGLLCSPNNWNCMEKLLEVLIAIRDEVSCLSVANLILRHWPSHARALHVKHSIEETDSAPFAPKGIDKLEPRHVRLKFLGKRKVSDKNQDKNAASKKLKKRVQVKLPEASWVALLDTLLGIVHPPCDTAGISADIPITIELDLSTEAVMQGPEKNNHCVEPDSSNVSVKDCNIERESGGQVKEKEPAFSEEHPQERRSTRLERLRNQKPEKAELECDNSKDPSSDILRYLETFVLESGFSRASVGSHCLNKPDPVSEHAVVSNFVKETSENYGAYHMGHLLLEYIASKCEHLLSRDAALKVLELEKLTRHWGLDRKPECSLFLAELYYDLESKGLDIPESPSCMAEVTYHLSKIIESVSLDHAIESTPNPWEKNFPDSSSKSCEGDQTAKEVLDYNKRSFWARYFWLSARLSILEGKKSKALEELFRCLALLDKEGIGESPVLIQLPHCRRIRELNIDRVMHEINLLKIDVLLEKTVPEMMEKELYPECVNLLASLLFPDKDIWTASSLKMEEGISSTELSALEVLIKACQESKAIDVEVYMNCHRRKLQVLLESTGTGEPFLTSNTNLSENWNHLVAEEIKAILVCIAQVKNFLDQLDNSNAVVAPRDCIAGIQSLLLTVMSNIVRHLLSKRDSDSQIADEIEEEQKSCFVDAAIGFCKLQHLDSTISTKCQVELIICLHDLLAEYGLCCAGKNCAGEEGSFLRFAIKHLLAVDMKVKSSINSPDGLGHDMGKLCRNEIQSFVADLHVERNENTKTDSKKDDSEGKVIDKEKEELEQENKKIPEDTEEVAEEEKDELELLINNALDQCFFCLYGLNLRVDGSYQDELAAHENTSRGDYQTKEQCVDVFQYILPYAKASSRTGLVKLRRVLRAIKKHFSQPPDDLLVGNVIDTFLDDPDLCEDKLSYEAGSEGFLETITKCVIHSKTLSEYKVSLLHSSDPYLDVYRNLYYFLAQSEEVSASDKWPGFVLTKEGEEFVQQNANLFKYDLLYNPLRFESWEKLGNIYDEEVDLLLNDGSKHINVVGWRKNAALSQRVETSRRRSRRCLLMSLALANSPEQQSEIHELLALVYYDSLQSVVPSYDQRSVLPSKDATWRRFCENSMKHFKKAFAHRQDWSHAFYMGKLSEKLGHPYEISLSYYEQAMTLNPSAVDPVYRMHASRLKLLNACGKQNLEALKVLVSYCFDESIKDTAMTIIGTTTFGSSRQLEEGQDGNLEASYAKTGEGSIQMEGVWHMLYNDSLSALGTCVEGDLKHFHKARYMLAQGLYRRGGSSDLQRAKEELSFCFKSSRSSFTINMWEIDGMVKKGRRKTPGLAGNKKALEVNLPESSRKFITCIRKYLLFYLRLLEETGDVNTLERAFNSLRSDKRFALCVEDLVPVAIGRYINALVASMSQVESGGAKINPDSQLEKIFSLFIEQGSIWPDIRNFPETKDPETSERILYRFLHQYIVSLELDNKVETLETINEKIRKRFKNPKLSNSFSAKVGRHASLAWCRALITSLASITPLVSSAESQAINPSFDFLENRRVLCVDLKSGFWNSSFENPSESQMLEAKWGPVLSKIKNVLIANKVSEENLEMANSLLKGCYSYFRETASVTLPSEINLYFALPRLATAGKLLPGTEGVEVIDLSIPRKLLLWAYTLFHGHCGSISQVVKYMEENTKPKMKRGAATSSVATSVQSGGNNEPEAAPRHVTVMVSDSLGGDSCGSTSAPV, encoded by the exons ATG TTTTCGATTGCAGCGATCAATGATACGGAGTCCAAGGAGAAGTGGGAGCCTTTAGCTCCTAGCAAAGAAGCTCag GAGTTTCATCTGTCACAAAGATATCATGAGGGTCTTCTAAAGCTGCAAGCTAAAGACTACGAAAAGGCTCGGGAGCTGCTAGAGTCTATCCTTAAGGATCCTATTATAGCTAACTCCAAA GTGGAGACTATCACAAACGataatcatctccatcatctcaG ATTTTTGGCTCTGAAGAATCTTGCCACTGTATTTCTTGAGCTGGGTTCTAGTCATTACGAGGATGCTCTGAACTGTTATCTTCAAGCTATAGACATTGATGCAAAAGATTCTGTGCTGTGGAACCATCTTGGCACTCTATCATGCTCTATGGGATTGCTGAGTATTTCACGATGGGCATTTGAACAAGGACTTCTCTGCAGCCCAAATAATT GGAACTGCATGGAGAAACTTCTAGAAGTTCTCATTGCCATACGTGATGAAGTTTCCTGTCTTTCAGTTGCAAATCTGATTTTGAGGCATTGGCCATCACATGCTCGTGCTCTGCATGTTAAACATTCTATTGAAGAAACAGATTCAGCACCTTTTGCGCCCAAGGGTATAGATAAGCTTGAACCTCGGCATGTTCGGCTCAAGTTTCTTGGTAAAAGAAAGGTGTCTGACAAGAATCAGGACAAGAATGCTGCTTCCAAGAAGTTGAAGAAAAGAGTGCAAGTTAAACTTCCTGAAGCGTCATGGGTGGCACTATTAGATACTCTGCTTGGGATAGTGCATCCTCCGTGTGATACTGCGGGCATATCAGCTGACATACCAATCACCATTGAATTAGATCTTAGTACAGAAGCTGTAATGCAGGGTCCGGAAAAGAATAATCATTGTGTGGAACCAGATTCAAGTAATGTGTCTGTTAAGGATTGCAACATCGAAAGAGAAAGTGGTGGTCAGGTTAAAGAAAAAGAGCCTGCGTTTTCTGAAGAACACCCTCAAGAGAGGCGGAGTACTCGGCTTGAACGTCTTCGGAACCAGAAACCCGAGAAGGCAGAGCTAGAGTGTGATAATAGCAAGGATCCTAGTAGTGACATCCTTCGGTATCTTGAGACTTTTGTCCTTGAAAGTGGATTCAGCAGAGCGTCTGTCGGTTCTCACTGCCTTAACAAACCTGATCCGGTTTCTGAACACGCTGTCGTTTCTAATTTTGTGAAGGAAACTTCAGAAAATTATGGTGCTTATCATATGGGTCACTTGCTTCTAGAGTATATTGCAAGTAAATGTGAACATCTGTTGAGTCGTGATGCAGCCTTAAAAGTTTTGGAGTTAGAAAAGCTCACTAGACACTGGGGCCTAGATCGGAAACCTGAATGCAGTCTTTTTCTTGCCGAGCTGTACTATGACCTCGAATCTAAAGGATTAGATATTCCTGAATCCCCATCATGCATGGCAGAAGTGACATACCATCTCTCTAAGATAATTGAATCTGTTTCCCTTGATCATGCCATCGAATCGACTCCTAATCCCTGGGAGAAAAATTTTCCTGACTCGTCATCTAAGAGTTGTGAAGGTGATCAGACTGCTAAGGAGGTGTTAGATTATAATAAAAGATCCTTCTGGGCTCGATATTTCTGGCTGAGTGCACGGTTGTCGATATTGGAGGGTAAAAAATCTAAAGCTCTTGAAGAACTTTTCAGGTGTTTGGCATTGTTGGACAAAGAAGGTATTGGAGAATCTCCTGTCTTAATTCAGCTGCCCCATTGCAGAAGAATTCGAGAGCTGAACATCGATAGAGTCATGCATGAAATAAATCTGCTTAAGATTGATGTCTTGCTGGAAAAGACCGTGCCTGAGATGATGGAGAAAGAATTATATCCGGAGTGTGTAAATTTACTTGCGTCACTTTTATTTCCAGATAAAGACATCTGGACTGCATCCTCTTTGAAAATGGAAGAAGGGATCTCCTCTACTGAGCTGTCAGCACTGGAAGTTTTAATAAAAGCATGCCAGGAGAGTAAGGCTATAGATGTGGAGGTTTATATGAACTGTCATAGAAGAAAGTTGCAAGTACTCTTGGAGTCAACTGGTACGGGGGAACCTTTTTTGACCTCAAATACAAATTTGAGTGAGAATTGGAATCACTTGGTGGCAGAGGAAATCAAGGCAATTCTTGTTTGTATCGCTCAAGTGAAGAACTTTCTTGACCAGTTAGATAACTCT AATGCCGTGGTTGCCCCAAGAGATTGTATAGCCGGTATACAATCTTTGCTTTTGACAGTCATGTCAAATATCGTGAGGCATTTACTTTCTAAGAGAGATTCAGATTCTCAAATTGCTGACGAGATTGAGGAAGAGCAGAAATCTTGCTTTGTCGATGCAGCTATTGGATTTTGTAAACTTCAACACCTTGATTCTACCATATCTACTAAATGCCAA GTTGAGTTGATCATATGTCTCCATGATTTGCTAGCTGAATATGGGCTCTGCTGCGCTGGTAAAAATTGTGCGGGGGAGGAAGGATCTTTTCTCAGATTTGCAATTAAGCATTTATTGGCTGTGGACATGAAAGTCAAATCCAGTATCAACTCCCCGGATGGCCTTGGACATGATATGGGGAAACTATGCAGAAATGAAATACAATCATTTGTCGCAGATTTGCATGTTGAGAGAAACGAAAACACAAAAACCGATTCTAAGAAGGATGATTCTGAAGGAAAGGTTATTGATAAGGAGAAAGAAGAGTtagaacaagaaaacaaaaagattcCTGAAGACACAGAAGAAGTTgctgaagaagaaaaagatgaacttGAGTTGCTAATCAATAACGCTTTAGATCAGTGCTTTTTCTGTCTGTATGGTCTAAATCTTAGAGTCGATGGTTCATACCAAGATGAGCTTGCTGCGCACGAAAACACTAGCCGGGGAGATTATCAGACCAAGGAACAGTGTGTTGATGTTTTCCAGTACATACTACCGTATGCCAAGGCTTCTTCT AGAACTGGACTAGTTAAACTCCGCAGAGTCTTGAGAGCAATTAAAAAGCATTTTTCACAACCACCAGATGATCTCCTAGTTGGCAATGTGATAGATACATTCTTAGATGACCCTGATTTATGTGAAGACAAACTCTCATACGAGGCTGGTTCTGAAGGTTTCCTTGAAACCATAACTAAATGTGTAATTCACAGCAAAACTCTCAGCGAGTACAAGGTGTCACTGCTCCACAG TTCCGACCCCTATTTGGATGTCTACCgcaatttatattatttcttgGCTCAGTCTGAGGAAGTTAGTGCTAGTGATAAATGGCCCGGCTTTGTTCTCACgaaggaaggagaagagtttGTACAGCAGAATGCAAATCTGTTCAAATATGATCTGCTCTATAATCCTCTGCGCTTTGAGAGTTGGGAAAAGCTTGGCAATATTTACGATGAG GAAGTAGATTTGTTGCTAAATGATGGGAGTAAGCACATAAATGTCGTAGGATGGAGGAAGAATGCTGCTCTTTCGCAAAGGGTTGAaacaagcagaagaagaagcagacgtTGCCTGCTAATGAGTTTGGCGTTGGCGAATTCACCAGAACAACAG TCTGAGATACATGAGCTGTTGGCGCTGGTATACTATGACAGCCTTCAGAGTGTTGTGCCGTCTTATGATCAGCGGTCTGTGCTACCCTCAAAGGATGCAACGTGGAGAAGATTTTGTGAGAACTCAATGAAGCATTTCAAGAAAGCCTTTGCACATAG ACAAGATTGGTCACATGCATTCTACATGGGAAAactcagtgagaagcttgggcACCCGTATGAGATTTCGTTATCCTATTATGAGCAAGCCATGACATTGAATCCGTCTGCAGTAGATCCTGTGTATAGAATGCATGCTTCTCGTTTGAAGCTTCTAAATGCTTGTGGGAAACAGAACTTAGAGGCCTTAAAG GTCCTCGTCTCATATTGCTTTGATGAATCTATAAAGGATACTGCTATGACAATCATTGGTACAACGACTTTTGGATCCTCTCGTCAACTTGAAGAAGGTCAAGATGGCAATTTGGAAGCAAGTTATGCTAAAACTGGAGAGGGATCAATTCAGATGGAAGGGGTATGGCATATGCTCTATAACGACAGCCTTTCTGCACTGGGAACCTGTGTAGAAGGAGATCTGAAACATTTTCATAAGGCGAGATACATGCTTGCCCAAGGGCTGTATAGAAGGGGTGGGAGCAGTGATCTGCAAAGAGCAAAAGAAGAACTTTCCTTTTGTTTCAAATCATCGCGGTCAAGTTTTACAATCAATATGTGGGAGATTGATGGCATGGTTAAAAAGGGAAG GCGGAAAACTCCAGGATTGGCTGGGAACAAGAAGGCTCTTGAAGTAAACCTGCCAGAAAGTTCTCGGAAATTCATTACTTGCATCCGCAAATACTTACTGTTCTATTTGAGACTATTGGAGGAAACTGGAGACGTCAACACACTAGAACGAGCCTTTAATTCTCTTCGATCAGATAAGAGG TTTGCTCTATGCGTTGAAGACCTTGTGCCAGTTGCAATAGGGAGATACATAAATGCATTGGTTGCCTCGATGAGTCAGGTTGAGTCTGGAGGAGCGAAAATCAATCCTGATAGTCAGCTAGAGAAAATATTTTCCCTTTTTATAGAACAAGGAAGCATATGGCCAGACATACGCAATTTCCCTGAAACAAAAGATCCAGAAACCTCAGAGAGGATCTTATACAG ATTTCTACACCAATACATTGTATCTCTTGAACTAGACAACAAGGTTGAGACCCTGGAAACCATAAATGAAAAGATTAGAAAGCGTTTCAAGAATCCAAAGTTGTCTAATAGCTTTTCAGCTAAAGTTGGTAGACATGCTTCTCTTGCTTGGTGTCGAGCTCTGATAACAAGCTTGGCATCAATAACCCCCTTGGTATCCTCAGCGGAAAGTCAAGCAATAAATCCATCATTTGATTTTCTGGAAAACAGACGGGTGCTCTGTGTTGATCTCAAGTCAGGATTCTGGAATTCTTCGTTTGAGAATCCCTCAGAATCTCAAATGCTGGAGGCAAAATGGGGACCTGTTCTGTCGAAGATCAAGAACGTACTCATTGCCAATAAAGTCTCGGAGGAGAATCTGGAGATGGCTAATTCTTTGCTTAAAGGTTGTTACAGTTACTTCCGAGAAACTGCGTCAGTGACACTTCCTTCTGAAATAAACCTCTATTTCGCACTGCCTCGGTTAGCAACAGCGGGGAAACTTCTTCCAGGCACAGAAGGAGTCGAAGTCATTGATTTAAGCATCCCAAGGAAGCTTCTTTTGTGGGCTTACACGCTGTTTCATGGACATTGTGGAAGCATCTCTCAGG